In Syngnathus typhle isolate RoL2023-S1 ecotype Sweden linkage group LG13, RoL_Styp_1.0, whole genome shotgun sequence, the sequence TTACACCTATTTAACATTATTTTAAAACGATTCAATCGACAGTTTTATGcatggtgtttttttaaatggtaattTATTGAATTAGACATTAATTGAGTCTCAATCTTGACATTTAAAATGTTAAAGAAACCTTATTTGAagagggagaaaagaaagatgatACTTCATGGTCTAGGATGCTCTGAGGCTTACCTGGAAGTTTTGCCCCAGTTCGTAGACCACCCCCCGGTACTCGCACCCGATTCTCTCGCAACGGGGGCAGCAGTCGCTGGGGTAGTGGCTCACATGGATGCACGCTGCCGGCAGGCTGGTGCACTCAGTGCGGGAACACACCGAGCCATCTGCCGTGCACTCGCACTGAGTGCACTGGTCCGAGTCCAGGAAGTACCACTCTCCTAAGTAGTACACACTACCGTTGGCCTCGCAGGTGCTCTCCTGCGGcggtggctgctgctgctggccgaCCACCGAGAAGCCCAAGACGGCCTGGGCGCACAGGAGCACCGCCAAGAGGAGCTGGCTCGACAACATGGTTTTCAATCAGAGTTGTGAGAGTAGTCCAGGAAGGTTGAGTGGTGGGtggattttgatttttttttaccctgctTGGAATATTTGTCACATTGTTGCAAAAACTGGTTGACTTTGTTCCAACGCTTTGCTCCACCAAGAGACTGCCTGATGTCTGGAGTGTCGGTGGAAAAGTGGGTGGAGGCAATCGGGGAGTATCCTCCCCAAAGTGCACCCCATTCGTGAGCGAGACATTGGTGAACATTTTCAACACGTTTTAAACCCTCTTCTATCACACTCCTACCTTACAATGACGCAATCAAAGTGATGGCAGCGTCTGACGTAATATGAAAGTATTAGAGGTCTAAAAATCTTTCGCCATGAAATCACCTGAGGCCGCAATCACGAGATCTCGCGAGGATTCCACCCCTTAGCAACCGACATGTTAACGTTGGATACCACCGGAGTCGTGCTCAGGGCAGATAGACGGTGGGTGTCTTTTAATACTTTTTCATACTCTATGGACTAAACACACATTATACATTGCAattcattcaaatatttttttggggttgtGTCAAGTTATGAACTGTGCCTGCAGACACATCACCAAGATCAAGTTTGTCGTTAGCATTGGCTAGCTACCCTGTATGCTACCTGTCAGTCAACACTACTCAATTCAATTTCATTTATAGAGCACTTTTATTACAACTGCAATTGCATAAAAATGCCGTACACAAAGTGAAAATCAAACATAGAAATAAAGACAACAAATACTGTAAAACACCAAAACAGTGCAGAGGCTCAAGAATGATTAAATCCCTTCCATCAATGCATGTAACTTTACTCATATAACATgaagtttttctttcttcttcagcCACAGACTGCCACCCACATGCAGTCTACCAGCGGGAACCAACCTTGGTCCCCGGGTCCGTCTCTGTGGAGCCTGATTATTGAGCATGTCCCAAGATCTGAGATGCCCAAGATTCATGCCACGCTGGGCTCCTCGCTGGTTGACACGTACACAGAGCTACACGCAGAGGTgataagaatttttaaaaattgtgcAGCAAGACGTGCAGATAAATAACATAACAGGGCTCACAGTCACATATTCATTATCCTCTGCGATGAACAGCTAATGTTAGTGCCGTACCGATAAGCTAAGAGAAATCAAGACATCTCAATTAAACTCGTATCTGAAGGTACCGATGAATTGTTCCAAGCTCATACTGTGACAAAATCTTGCTTTATTAAATACCACATTAACATTCCCAACGAACATGTGTTGACTATGATAGAATGTCACATCTGAATTATTTTGGATTCtattttctttccttctgcacCATACAATTGCAACAAATGCATTCCATTCTGTCctaataaaactaaaataaaattaaactaCACAGAGGAAACATTTCCATGCTCGGTTatgctccagctcacctgtgacACTAATAATGATATGCTGtaaagaaaattaaaattgcttctaATGTAGTGAACAGCCAGAGCGCTTTTTTTTGTCACCATAAATTCTGTTAGAGCactatagtttaaaaaaaaaggcaaattatTTATCGTCCTTCGAGAATATGTGTCTGTTTTTTAACAAGATTCCTTCTCCAAGTGAATCAACCTTTACACACCTCAGCAGTAAAagtaaaagggaaaaaaaaacacttttgcaaGAAGCTTCGTTGAGTCGCTTATACTCAGCAATTACAAGTCCCAGACTGCCTAATAAAAGCCAAACTAGGTTAAAAGTGGCACCGCCATCCAAATGTAAGCCGGCCAGACATCAATATTTACACAAGGGTCCGCTGAACTCTCCCTCAGCTTTGGCTTGTCGACCCCACTCAAGACTGATTTGCTGTACTGATGACAAGTCTTG encodes:
- the zgc:113531 gene encoding von Willebrand factor C domain-containing protein 2-like, whose translation is MLSSQLLLAVLLCAQAVLGFSVVGQQQQPPPQESTCEANGSVYYLGEWYFLDSDQCTQCECTADGSVCSRTECTSLPAACIHVSHYPSDCCPRCERIGCEYRGVVYELGQNFQPTECEQCTCDSDGIARCLVADCAPPPCVNPVYQPGKCCPECKEGPNCYLDSSRSRVIPAGEPVWVDSCTKCRCHDGQDAGYWQGNRLATCSRLNNCTPEQSETQN